Proteins from a single region of Chryseobacterium sp. W4I1:
- the rlmF gene encoding 23S rRNA (adenine(1618)-N(6))-methyltransferase RlmF produces the protein MSTEKSSLHTRNLHRNPYDFDQLISCVPELKHYVFVNAYQTPTINFSLPKAVKLLNQALLLHFYHIKNWDIPEGNLCPPIPGRADYIHYIADLLTEQKAEIPTGISIYGLDIGTGANLVYPLLAHRSYGWKMLGTDINQASLENAQRILDHNPDLSPAIQLKQQPDSHHIFKNIIGAKDRFTFSMCNPPFHDSEESALKGNLRKTKNINKSKSKKALLNFGGQQSELWCEGGELAFISKMIEESARYSSQILWFTCLVSKKDNLYKLTALLKKVKALDFKTIDMAQGQKVSRMLAWTFIPQSDRKDWC, from the coding sequence ATGTCTACCGAAAAATCCAGTCTGCACACAAGAAATCTGCATCGAAATCCTTATGATTTTGATCAGCTAATTTCTTGTGTGCCAGAACTGAAACATTATGTATTTGTGAATGCGTATCAGACGCCGACCATTAATTTCAGCCTTCCAAAAGCGGTTAAGCTACTTAATCAGGCATTACTTTTACATTTTTACCATATAAAAAACTGGGATATTCCTGAAGGCAATCTCTGTCCTCCCATTCCCGGACGTGCCGATTATATCCATTATATTGCCGATCTTTTAACTGAACAAAAAGCTGAGATTCCGACAGGAATTTCCATATATGGTTTAGATATCGGAACAGGTGCTAATCTTGTTTATCCTTTGCTGGCTCACAGATCTTACGGCTGGAAAATGCTGGGAACAGACATTAATCAGGCTTCTCTGGAAAACGCACAGCGTATTTTAGACCATAATCCGGATCTATCCCCCGCTATTCAGCTAAAACAACAACCAGATTCTCATCATATCTTCAAAAATATCATTGGGGCTAAAGACCGTTTTACATTTTCTATGTGTAATCCGCCTTTCCATGATTCTGAAGAATCTGCATTAAAAGGAAACCTCAGAAAAACAAAAAATATCAATAAATCAAAGTCTAAAAAGGCTCTTCTTAATTTTGGAGGACAACAGTCAGAATTGTGGTGCGAAGGCGGCGAACTCGCTTTTATCTCAAAAATGATTGAAGAAAGTGCTCGGTATTCTTCACAGATTCTTTGGTTTACATGTTTAGTATCTAAAAAAGATAATCTATACAAACTAACAGCACTTTTAAAGAAAGTAAAAGCATTAGATTTCAAAACCATCGATATGGCTCAGGGGCAAAAAGTAAGCAGAATGCTGGCCTGGACATTTATTCCTCAAAGTGACAGGAAAGATTGGTGTTAA
- the lysS gene encoding lysine--tRNA ligase produces the protein MQLSEQEIIRREKLNKLTEMGINAFPAEEYTITDTTESIKQDFSENKQVKIAGRLMSRRIQGKASFAELQDSKGKIQVYFNRDEICPGEDKELYNEVYKHLLDIGDIIGIEGTLFTTQVGEMTILVKNFTLLTKALRPLPQAKTDENGVVHDGFTDPELRYRQRYVDLTVNPQVKEIFVKRTKMFNAMRTFFNDAGYFEVETPILQSIPGGAAAKPFITHHNALDIPLYLRIANELYLKRLIVGGFDGVYEFSKNFRNEGMDRTHNPEFTAMEIYVAYKDYNWMMDFTEKLLEFCANQVNGSAESTFGEHTINWKAPYPRVSMTEAIQKYTGFDITGKTEQELFDFAKSIGIEVNETMGKGKLIDEIFGEKCEGNFIQPTFITDYPIEMSPLTKKHRSKEGLTERFELMVCGKEIANAYSELNDPIDQRERFESQMALSERGDDEAMFIDQDFLRALEYGMPPTSGLGIGMDRLIMFLTNNASIQEVLFFPQMRPEKTVPQIELGEDEKVILEILNSQEEPFTLAEVKERSQLSGKKWDKASKTLTKNNLVRVERIDDQFLIKLV, from the coding sequence ATGCAATTATCAGAACAAGAAATCATTAGGAGAGAAAAGCTGAATAAGCTTACTGAAATGGGAATTAATGCATTCCCTGCGGAGGAGTATACCATTACAGATACTACAGAATCTATAAAACAGGATTTTTCTGAGAATAAACAGGTGAAGATCGCTGGTAGATTGATGTCCCGCAGAATTCAGGGGAAGGCTTCTTTTGCTGAATTGCAGGACTCTAAGGGTAAGATCCAGGTTTATTTCAATAGAGACGAAATCTGTCCGGGTGAAGATAAAGAGCTTTATAATGAAGTCTATAAGCACCTTTTGGATATCGGTGATATTATCGGTATCGAAGGAACTTTATTCACTACTCAGGTAGGAGAGATGACGATTTTGGTAAAGAACTTTACGCTTCTTACTAAAGCTCTTCGTCCGCTTCCGCAGGCTAAAACTGATGAAAATGGAGTAGTACATGACGGATTTACGGATCCTGAACTGAGATACAGACAGCGTTACGTAGATTTAACGGTTAATCCGCAGGTGAAAGAGATCTTCGTGAAAAGAACAAAGATGTTCAATGCGATGAGAACTTTCTTCAATGATGCCGGATATTTTGAGGTCGAAACACCTATCCTACAGTCGATTCCGGGAGGAGCGGCAGCAAAACCGTTTATTACACACCACAATGCTTTAGACATTCCATTATATTTAAGAATCGCAAACGAATTATATCTGAAAAGACTAATTGTTGGTGGTTTTGATGGTGTTTATGAATTCTCTAAAAACTTCAGAAATGAAGGAATGGACAGAACTCATAACCCTGAATTTACAGCGATGGAGATTTATGTCGCTTATAAAGACTACAACTGGATGATGGATTTCACAGAAAAACTGTTGGAATTCTGTGCCAATCAGGTGAATGGAAGTGCGGAATCTACTTTTGGAGAGCATACGATCAACTGGAAAGCACCTTATCCAAGGGTTTCTATGACAGAAGCAATCCAAAAATATACAGGTTTTGATATCACCGGGAAAACTGAACAGGAACTGTTTGATTTTGCTAAGTCTATCGGAATTGAGGTAAATGAAACGATGGGGAAAGGAAAATTAATTGATGAGATTTTCGGTGAAAAGTGTGAAGGAAACTTCATCCAGCCGACTTTCATTACCGATTATCCTATTGAAATGTCTCCATTGACTAAAAAACATAGAAGCAAGGAAGGATTAACAGAACGTTTTGAATTAATGGTTTGTGGAAAAGAAATCGCTAATGCTTATTCCGAGCTGAATGATCCTATTGACCAAAGAGAGCGTTTTGAATCCCAAATGGCTTTATCAGAAAGAGGAGATGATGAGGCAATGTTCATCGATCAGGATTTCTTAAGAGCATTGGAATATGGTATGCCTCCAACTTCCGGATTAGGAATCGGTATGGACAGACTGATCATGTTCCTTACAAACAACGCATCCATCCAGGAAGTATTATTCTTCCCTCAGATGAGACCTGAAAAAACGGTTCCTCAAATTGAATTGGGCGAAGATGAAAAAGTAATTCTGGAGATCCTTAATTCTCAGGAAGAACCGTTCACATTAGCTGAAGTAAAAGAAAGAAGCCAGTTATCCGGTAAAAAGTGGGATAAGGCTTCTAAAACTTTGACTAAAAATAATCTGGTGAGGGTGGAGAGGATTGATGATCAGTTTTTGATAAAGTTGGTTTAA
- a CDS encoding T9SS type A sorting domain-containing protein, with the protein MKKYLLSLFILCGIIGKSQVYKDPGYLSGFYASTTNNPFLFWIQDDGTIYLKNSSGYVNKVKNIGGLDPNYGNLNIGPIKLLRVVDNKLLINDGTYLKRRFLEGTLDVSFGNNGMINWALGPFGQQYIFINEDNSFFILRNSKIEKYTANGILEYDFPLGVDIAALNNITKSKNNYFYISYSFNSLSMVKKLDSQGNLVTSFGNNGVIILPYPMLLAVNNIEELSFTRKDGSTYFVYKYTDNGILDNNFGVSGIAQFPQQFDYEYLGVSNFDSIGNIIVILNRMRISDLHGMVPNGNTLVRITPSGQLDNSFNNGSAMFYDGYNTSRIGGLKFINDNEFLCSNSSNGLNISHGFIKYKRTSSSLSVDEISKKTNDLSFDNPFNNEVRFHLKEKIKSVEIYDESGRLALSGNTSKLNTSLLAKGIYFIKITTESNKIISKKGIKN; encoded by the coding sequence ATGAAAAAATATTTATTAAGTCTGTTTATTTTATGCGGAATTATAGGTAAATCTCAAGTGTATAAAGATCCTGGATACCTGAGTGGTTTTTATGCAAGTACAACGAATAATCCATTTTTGTTTTGGATTCAAGATGATGGTACAATATATTTGAAGAATTCATCAGGGTATGTTAACAAAGTTAAAAACATTGGTGGACTTGATCCAAATTATGGAAATTTGAATATTGGTCCAATCAAACTCCTTAGAGTTGTTGATAATAAACTTTTAATTAATGATGGTACTTATTTAAAAAGACGTTTTTTAGAAGGAACACTTGATGTTTCATTTGGGAATAATGGAATGATAAATTGGGCATTAGGGCCCTTTGGACAGCAATATATATTTATAAATGAAGATAATAGTTTCTTTATATTAAGAAATAGCAAAATTGAAAAATATACAGCAAATGGAATTCTTGAGTATGATTTTCCCTTAGGTGTTGATATAGCTGCTTTGAACAACATTACTAAATCCAAAAATAATTATTTTTATATTTCCTATTCTTTCAATTCTTTAAGTATGGTTAAAAAATTGGATTCTCAAGGAAACCTAGTCACAAGCTTTGGAAATAATGGAGTTATTATATTACCATATCCTATGCTGTTAGCTGTAAATAATATCGAAGAGCTTAGCTTTACAAGAAAAGACGGTTCTACATATTTTGTTTATAAATATACTGACAATGGTATATTAGATAATAATTTTGGAGTGAGTGGAATTGCTCAGTTTCCTCAGCAATTTGATTATGAGTATTTAGGGGTAAGCAATTTTGATTCTATTGGCAATATTATTGTAATACTTAATCGTATGCGCATTAGTGATTTACATGGAATGGTTCCTAATGGTAATACATTAGTAAGAATTACACCTTCCGGACAATTAGATAATAGTTTTAATAATGGTAGTGCTATGTTTTATGACGGATATAACACAAGTAGGATTGGAGGGTTAAAATTTATTAATGATAACGAATTTTTATGTTCTAATTCATCAAATGGATTAAACATTTCACATGGTTTTATAAAATATAAAAGGACATCCTCCTCTTTATCGGTAGATGAAATTAGTAAAAAGACTAATGATTTATCCTTTGATAATCCATTCAATAATGAAGTGAGGTTTCATCTGAAAGAGAAGATTAAAAGTGTGGAGATCTATGATGAAAGTGGGAGACTGGCTTTAAGTGGAAATACATCAAAGCTTAATACATCTTTATTGGCAAAAGGAATTTATTTTATCAAAATAACAACCGAGTCCAATAAAATAATTTCTAAAAAAGGAATTAAAAATTAA
- a CDS encoding ClbS/DfsB family four-helix bundle protein — MIQYKDKTELIEAIKKNYLLYDTEFDDVPEHGKDLLKPGVDKSPSQNISYQLGWTNLLLQWESDEKKGIEVHTPAPGYKWNNLGGLYESFYKKYGALSLHQQRKILKNKVNEIIEWIETLDHETLFIPEHRKWATTTAKWPVWKWIHINTVAPFKNFRTQLRKWKKETGTA, encoded by the coding sequence ATGATCCAATATAAAGATAAAACCGAACTGATTGAAGCAATAAAAAAGAACTACCTGCTTTACGACACTGAATTTGATGATGTTCCAGAACACGGAAAAGACCTTCTGAAACCGGGAGTTGATAAAAGCCCTTCACAAAACATTTCCTATCAGCTTGGCTGGACCAACCTTCTATTGCAATGGGAGTCGGATGAGAAGAAAGGAATCGAGGTACACACCCCAGCCCCGGGATATAAATGGAATAATTTAGGCGGATTATATGAATCTTTTTATAAAAAGTACGGAGCTTTAAGCCTTCACCAACAAAGAAAGATTCTGAAAAATAAGGTCAATGAAATCATAGAATGGATTGAAACCCTTGATCATGAAACATTATTTATTCCTGAACACAGAAAATGGGCTACGACAACAGCGAAATGGCCCGTCTGGAAATGGATACATATCAATACCGTAGCACCGTTTAAGAATTTCAGGACTCAGCTGCGGAAATGGAAAAAAGAAACCGGTACAGCGTGA
- a CDS encoding cytochrome d ubiquinol oxidase subunit II, with protein MIYVVIGFLWLSICLYIILGGADFGAGIVELFTHKKARHKTKEIMYESIAPVWEANHMWLIIAIVILFVGFPEIYTTMSTYLHIPLVLMLLGIIARGTAFTFRHYDAVKDNMQVLYTQIFYYASLLTPFFLGLIAAATVSHSINPDAVGFLDLYIFSWLNWFGVSVGLFTVALCAYLASIFSLRETRDKADLTLMIKKSKQTMVFVVITGVLVFLTAYISDIPLVMWVFSKPLGIMAISFATVALLLILRAMNKRKLLPVRALAGFQMVMILVAATYQHNPDIILLGNGQHLSLLEHMAPPKTINALGWALMLGSLFILPFLFYLMASFSRQRK; from the coding sequence ATGATCTACGTTGTTATAGGTTTTCTTTGGCTTTCTATCTGCCTGTATATCATTTTGGGCGGTGCTGACTTTGGAGCCGGAATTGTAGAGCTTTTCACTCATAAAAAAGCCCGTCATAAGACGAAAGAAATCATGTATGAGTCTATTGCGCCCGTTTGGGAGGCTAATCATATGTGGTTGATCATTGCTATCGTTATTCTTTTTGTAGGATTTCCTGAGATTTATACAACGATGTCGACCTATCTTCACATTCCTTTGGTTCTGATGCTTTTGGGTATTATTGCAAGGGGAACAGCCTTTACATTCAGACATTATGATGCTGTAAAAGATAATATGCAGGTTTTATATACGCAGATATTTTATTATGCCAGTCTCTTAACTCCATTTTTCTTAGGACTGATTGCAGCTGCTACTGTTTCTCATTCTATCAATCCTGATGCTGTAGGATTTTTAGACTTATATATTTTCAGCTGGCTGAACTGGTTTGGGGTTTCTGTAGGACTGTTCACCGTAGCACTTTGTGCGTATCTGGCTTCTATCTTTTCATTAAGAGAGACCCGCGATAAGGCAGACCTTACTTTGATGATTAAAAAATCTAAACAAACTATGGTTTTTGTAGTAATTACAGGTGTATTGGTGTTTTTAACAGCTTATATCTCTGACATCCCTCTTGTGATGTGGGTATTTTCAAAACCGTTAGGCATCATGGCGATTTCTTTTGCTACAGTCGCTCTCCTGCTCATTCTCCGTGCAATGAATAAGCGGAAATTGCTTCCTGTACGGGCATTGGCAGGCTTTCAGATGGTGATGATTCTCGTTGCAGCTACGTATCAGCATAATCCTGATATTATTTTGCTTGGAAATGGACAGCATCTATCATTACTTGAACACATGGCTCCTCCAAAAACTATTAATGCTTTAGGTTGGGCATTAATGCTCGGCTCTTTGTTTATTCTTCCGTTTTTGTTTTATCTGATGGCTTCGTTCAGCAGACAGAGAAAATGA
- a CDS encoding cytochrome ubiquinol oxidase subunit I, producing MDDFIAARAQMALSLGFHIIFACVGMVMPFLMAFAHWKYLKTNNEVYKGLTKAWSKGVAILFATGAVSGTMLSFELGLLWPGFMKHAGPIFGMPFSLEGTAFFIEAIAIGFFLYGWEKFNKWFHWFCGFLVGLSGLASGILVVAANAWMNSPAGFDYINGQYLNIDPIKAMFNDAWFPQALHMTVAAFCATGFAVAGVHAFLIMRRKNVEFHTKAFRIAAGFALIGAFGAPLSGDVAAKSVAERQPIKLAAMEAHFETEKGAPFVIGGIPDEEKGEVKYAVKIPKVLSFLVSNDFNHEVKGLNDFPRDEWPPVAVVHYAFQIMIFFGVIMIGIGAVYLYAFFFKKKWLSKNWLLKIFLIATPFGYIALEAGWTVTEVGRQPWIIYGIMRTADAVTPMPGIQYSFYFFTAIFVSLSLIIIFLLKRQIQMVPKLYDPTDAQFNEKNKKS from the coding sequence ATGGATGATTTTATTGCAGCCCGAGCGCAGATGGCTTTGTCGTTGGGCTTTCATATCATTTTTGCCTGTGTGGGAATGGTAATGCCCTTTCTGATGGCCTTTGCCCATTGGAAATACCTTAAAACGAATAATGAGGTATACAAAGGACTAACGAAAGCCTGGAGCAAAGGAGTTGCCATCCTTTTTGCAACCGGAGCTGTTTCAGGAACCATGCTTTCTTTTGAACTTGGACTTCTATGGCCGGGATTTATGAAACACGCCGGACCGATCTTTGGGATGCCGTTTTCTCTTGAAGGAACTGCATTTTTTATTGAAGCGATTGCGATTGGTTTCTTTTTATATGGTTGGGAAAAATTCAATAAATGGTTTCACTGGTTTTGTGGATTTTTGGTAGGATTAAGCGGACTGGCTTCAGGCATTTTAGTGGTTGCAGCCAATGCCTGGATGAATTCTCCCGCAGGTTTTGATTACATCAACGGACAGTATTTAAATATAGACCCTATAAAAGCGATGTTCAACGATGCCTGGTTTCCGCAGGCTCTTCATATGACTGTGGCGGCATTCTGTGCTACGGGATTTGCTGTGGCAGGAGTTCATGCTTTTTTAATAATGAGAAGAAAAAATGTAGAATTCCATACAAAAGCGTTTAGAATTGCAGCTGGTTTTGCTTTGATCGGAGCGTTCGGAGCACCTTTAAGTGGCGATGTTGCGGCCAAGTCTGTTGCAGAAAGGCAGCCTATTAAGCTCGCTGCCATGGAAGCTCATTTTGAAACTGAAAAAGGAGCTCCTTTCGTTATTGGCGGAATTCCTGATGAAGAAAAAGGGGAAGTGAAATATGCCGTTAAAATTCCAAAAGTATTAAGCTTTCTGGTGAGCAATGATTTCAATCATGAAGTAAAGGGATTAAATGATTTCCCAAGAGATGAATGGCCTCCGGTAGCAGTTGTGCATTATGCTTTCCAGATTATGATTTTCTTTGGTGTTATCATGATCGGTATTGGTGCTGTTTATTTGTATGCATTCTTTTTTAAGAAGAAATGGCTGAGTAAAAACTGGCTTTTAAAAATATTTCTGATCGCTACCCCTTTTGGATATATTGCTTTGGAGGCAGGATGGACTGTTACTGAAGTAGGAAGACAACCCTGGATCATCTATGGAATCATGAGAACGGCAGATGCAGTAACACCGATGCCGGGAATACAGTATTCTTTTTACTTCTTTACCGCTATTTTCGTATCATTATCACTTATCATCATTTTTCTTTTGAAAAGACAGATTCAAATGGTACCGAAGCTTTACGACCCTACAGACGCTCAGTTTAACGAAAAAAACAAAAAATCATGA